In Salmo salar chromosome ssa24, Ssal_v3.1, whole genome shotgun sequence, the following proteins share a genomic window:
- the LOC123730361 gene encoding kinase suppressor of Ras 2-like — MEGDTLSVPRWSPQIPRRDLGNSIKHRFSTKYWMSQTCIVCGKGMLFGLKCKNCKLKCHNKCTKEAPPCHLLIIQRGGGSNPLKDHQGNQARLVRTESVPCDINNPLRYTDLHISQTLPKTNKINKDHIPVPYQPDSSSNPSSTTSSTPSSPAPPLPSSATPPSPLHSSPQSARQQKQLNFTASSYFKYKQQFIFPGMALEAPSRAQ; from the exons aCACTCTGTCAGTGCCTCGCTGGTCCCCACAGATCCCTCGGAGAGACCTGGGAAACTCCATAAAACAcag GTTTTCCACCAAGTATTGGATGTCTCAGACATGCATAGTGTGTGGAAAAGGAATGTTGTTTggacttaaatgtaaaaactgCAA GCTGAAGTGCCACAACAAATGTACCAAAGAAGCCCCGCCTTGCCATTTACTGATCAtccaaagaggaggaggaagtaacCCCCTCAAAG ATCACCAAGGAAATCAAG CTCGTTTGGTACGGACTGAATCGGTACCATGTGACATCAACAACCCGCTCAGGTACACAGACCTGCACATCAGTCAGACGCTGCCCAAAACCAACAAAATCAACAAG gaTCACATCCCTGTCCCATACCAGCCAGACTCCAGCAGTaacccctcctccaccacctcctccacccctTCCTCACCAGCTCCACCCCTCCCTTCCAGtgccacccctccctcccccctacacTCCTCCCCACAGTCAGCACGGCAACAGAAACAGTTAAACTTCACAG ctTCTTCTTACTTCAAATACAAGCAGCAGTTCATCTTCCCAG GCATGGCCCTTGAAGCCCCCAGCAGAGCTCAGTAG